The Rhinoderma darwinii isolate aRhiDar2 chromosome 8, aRhiDar2.hap1, whole genome shotgun sequence genome has a window encoding:
- the FOXP3 gene encoding forkhead box protein P3 codes for MPSSQNKPVPTSSSEIYIHPDGKGKGQIGQWNSRSAGASSQLHQQDQSPYIMVSPPAAVSSSSYLRALLHENRQAIIRDPASQSPVLHLSSSTSSSSSSSSVPNLQPSRYFQVLNKHKQVHPVPPGFNLASLGWVQHESGFGKEEDSVNKKSTVSAYVQELSSNTERYQKKSFDDGLNKDSTELIYPVHYGGTCTFPGCEKTIRDRRHFLRHLYSDHDLDDKSTLQCLIQTEVVHSLEEQLAVEKKRLHEMQSLMTGKLSTVHVSKPRERGLILQPSHHSGVSSWPELNLCVPLQKDFSDTVMALRRQIWEGASINIFENMTTSVEYYKTNNVRPPFTYASLIRWAILESAQKQLALNEIYHWFTKMFAFFRLNKVTWKNAVRHNLSLHKCFVRVENIKGAVWMVDELEFQRKRGVRSCC; via the exons ATGCCTAGCTCCCAAAACAAGCCTGTGCCAACTTCATCTTCAGAGATTTACATTCATCCTGATGGGAAAGGAAAGGGGCAGATCGGTCAATGGAATAGCAGAAGTGCTGGAGCCAGCTCGCAGTTACATCAA CAGGATCAGAGTCCTTATATCATGGTGAGCCCTCCGGCTGCTGTAAGCTCCTCTTCGTACTTGCGGGCCCTGCTACATGAAAATAGACAAGCT ATCATCAGAGACCCTGCTTCTCAGTCTCCTGTCCTACATCTGTCATCCTCTActtcatcatcatcttcatcatcatcagtaCCAAACTTGCAGCCTTCAAGATATTTTCAAGTGTTGAACAAACACAAACAAGTGCACCCTGTGCCTCCAG GATTCAATCTTGCCAGTTTGGGCTGGGTCCAACATGAATCAGGCTTTGGAAAAGAAGAAGATTCTGTCAACAAGAAAAGTACGGTGTCTGCCTATGTACAGGAGTTGTCCTCAAATACAGAGCGATACCAAAAGAAATCCTTTGATGATGGTCTGAATAAGGACAG cacTGAACTCATCTATCCTGTTCACTATGGTGGTACCTGTACGTTTCCAGGGTGTGAAAAGACTATCAGGGATCGCCGGCATTTTCTCAG ACACCTGTACAGTGATCATGACTTGGACGACAAGAGCACACTGCAATGCCTTATCCAGACAGAGGTGGTTCACAGTCTAGAAGAGCAG CTTGCTGTTGAGAAAAAGAGACTTCATGAGATGCAAAGTTTGATGACGGGAAAGCTCAGCACAGTTCATGTGTCT AAGCCGAGAGAACGTGGACTAATCCTCCAACCATCCCATCATTCTGGAGTCTCCTCTTGGCCTGAACTCAACCTCTGTGTCCCGCTGCAGAAAGATTTCTCCGATACCGTCATGGCCTTAAGAAGACAGATCTGGGAAGGCGCCAGCATCAATATATTTGAGA ACATGACGACCAGCGTTGAATATTACAAGACAAACAATGTGAGGCCACCATTCACATATGCTTCTCTTATCCGATGG GCAATTCTGGAATCAGCACAGAAGCAACTGGCATTAAATGAAATCTATCACTGGTTTacaaaaatgtttgcttttttcAGACTTAACAAAGTGACTTGGAAG AATGCCGTGAGACACAACCTGAGCCTCCATAAATGTTTTGTACGAGTGGAGAAcattaagggggctgtgtggatggTGGACGAGCTGGAATTTCAGCGGAAGAGGGGAGTGCGGAGCTGTTGCTGA